In Aegilops tauschii subsp. strangulata cultivar AL8/78 chromosome 3, Aet v6.0, whole genome shotgun sequence, one genomic interval encodes:
- the LOC109760586 gene encoding aspartyl protease family protein At5g10770-like, translating to MISSVHLLRLLLLLLLAPVTLTFEFDTGISFQARYEAYKAQHAPPPNSLPVTRRPRSPLVTLPGTSESEYHVVVGYGTPAQNLTVGFDAGAGGATLLHCKPGAFDPSRSSSVAYVPCGSPDCPLEACSGRGCASTTVAKNGAVISSVTVVTDTLTFSPSTPTTVDNFRANCMEMGGRTADRSSGLLDVGRDSHSLPSRAPSSPDTAAFSYCLPTFRADRGFLSIGAPLPGPGRKVSYTPLRSNAALPNSYFVRLAGLSLGTGRPVIPVPAGDALMALRTTFTYLMPETYAALRDQFKEQMAQYPVAPPMGFLETCYNFTGLRKIDVPPVTLTFDSGASLELGIRQMMYFEDRDYVFSAGCLAFAAPAWAVYPAGVAAVIGTLAQETTEVVYDVHADMVGFVPDRCEQ from the coding sequence ATGATTTCCTCCGTGCACTTGCTGCgcctgctgcttcttcttctcctgGCTCCCGTCACGCTCACGTTCGAGTTCGACACCGGTATTTCCTTCCAGGCCCGGTACGAGGCCTACAAAGCACAGCACGCACCGCCACCCAACTCCCTCCCCGTCACCCGCAGACCTCGCAGTCCCCTCGTCACTCTCCCGGGCACGTCCGAGTCCGAGTACCACGTCGTCGTCGGGTACGGCACTCCGGCGCAGAACCTCACAGTGGGGTTCGACGCCGGGGCGGGCGGAGCCACGCTCCTCCATTGCAAGCCAGGCGCCTTCGACCCGTCCCGCTCCTCCTCCGTTGCCTATGTCCCGTGCGGCTCGCCGGACTGCCCGCTGGAAGCCTGCTCCGGACGGGGCtgcgccagcaccaccgtggccAAGAACGGCGCTGTGATATCGAGTGTCACCGTCGTGACAGACACCCTCACGTTCTCGCCGTCCACGCCGACCACCGTGGATAACTTCAGGGCCAACTGCATGGAGATGGGCGGCAGAACGGCTGACCGCTCATccggccttctcgatgtcggccggGACAGCCACTCACTGCCGTCCCGAGCCCCTTCGTCTCCGGACACGGCGGCCTTCTCCTACTGCCTGCCGACTTTTAGGGCCGACCGGGGCTTCCTCTCCATCGGCGCACCCCTGCCAGGCCCAGGACGCAAGGTGAGCTACACCCCGCTACGGAGCAACGCGGCCCTTCCCAACTCGTACTTCGTCCGGCTCGCGGGGTTAAGCCTAGGCACCGGTAGGCCGGTCATCCCGGTCCCCGCCGGCGACGCGCTCATGGCGCTGCGCACCACCTTCACCTACCTGATGCCGGAGACCTACGCGGCCCTCCGCGACCAGTTCAAGGAGCAGATGGCGCAGTATCCGGTGGCGCCGCCGATGGGTTTCCTCGAAACGTGCTACAACTTCACCGGCCTGAGGAAGATCGACGTGCCGCCCGTGACGCTCACGTTCGATAGCGGCGCGAGCCTGGAGCTCGGCATCCGGCAGATGATGTACTTCGAGGACCGCGACTACGTCTTCTCGGCAGGGTGCCTCGCGTTTGCCGCACCGGCATGGGCTGTCTACCCGGCCGGGGTCGCGGCGGTCATCGGCACCTTGGCACAGGAGACGACGGAGGTGGTGTACGACGTTCATGCGGACATGGTTGGGTTCGTCCCCGACCGCTGCGAACAATAG